The sequence TCTGTGAGGTCGTTTTTTCTGGAAGGCGAAAATTCATAAAAAAGCCCCAGAATCAGACATTGTATCTACACGCCTGATACTGGGGGCATTTACTATCAAACATCTTGCCTGACTTATGGGTCGTCAGCTTCTAAGTTACAACAGCTTTTCAATTTCCCCTGCCATGTTTGCAGGGTCAAAAGTGGGCTCGAAGCGGGCTACTACGTTGCCCTCTCTGTCTACCAGGAACTTAGTGAAATTCCATTTGATGGAGTCGCCTTCCAGATATTCGGGGAAATTCTGCTGGAGTGCTTCCGTAAGCTTCGCAGCAATGGGATGGTCCTGGTCAAAGCCCTTGAAGCCCTGCTGTTCAATCAGGTACTTGAACAGCGGCTGTGCCGTTTCGCCCCGGACATCGCCTTTCTCGAAAATCTGAAAGGTCACGCCGTAGTTCAGGCGGCAGAATTCCTGCACCTCATTATTGCTGCCAGGTTCCTGACCAGCGAACTGATTGCAGGGGAAGCCTAAGATTTCCAGGCCCTGGCCCTTATACTTCATATAGAGGTCCTGCAGTTCCTTGAACTGGGGTGTGAAACCGCATTTGGAGGCCGTATTGACGATGACCAGCACCTTGCCCTTGTAATCAGCCAGAGATTTTTCTACACCTTTATTGGTCTTTACCACAAAATCATAAATACCCATAATGATTCTCCTCACTTACATCTAACAAGCCGGCAATCAAAGGCCCAGCATTTCGTCCAGCTTAGCTTTTTCAAAGCCCAGCACATAATCCTTGTCATTGGCCGTGGTGATGGGAACCATGGTATCTCCCGTCAGCTCATAGCATGCATCACGGTCATCGTCATTTTCCTCGATATTGTGCTCTTCAAATTCCACATTCTTGCTCTTCAGGTACTTCTTTACCTTGTCGCACCAGGGACAATCATTGATTGAATATACTTTTACCATACGGGATTACCCTCCTTCAACTTAACCAGATATTTCTCAGCCAGCAGGGCTGCTGCAGTGCCATCGGCTGCTGCAGTGGTCAGCTGGCGTATTTCCTTTTCCCGCACATCGCCGGCGGCAAAAACGCCTGGGATGGCTGTGCGGCAATCCTCTCCTGCCTCGATACGGCCGCCAGGAGTCAGCGGCAATTCTTCCTTATATAGTTCCGTATTGGGCACCACACCGATATTGACGAAAATACCATCCACCGGCAGGCTGCGGTTCATTCCTGAAGCCTTGTCCAACACCTCGATGCTCTCCAGACGTCCATTCCCCTGCAGGCTCTTGATTTCTGTCTGCAGGAAGATTTCTGCCTTGGGATTATCCTTTAACCGCTTTTGGGAGACTTCATCGGCCCGGAAATCCGAGCGGTGTATCAGATAGAGTTTGCTGGCATACTTACTGAGGAAATTGGCGGCATCCACAGCCGCATTGCCGCCCCCCATGACAGCAATGACCTTATCCTGGTACATGTGGCCGTCACAGAGTTCACAGTAATGTACGCCTTTGCCTGCAAACTTTTTCTCCTCTGGCAGGGGGAGTTTGCGGCGATTCATACCAGAGGCAATGATGACGACATCGGCCTCATAGATATGCTCCTCCGTCTCTATCAGTTTGGGCTGACCTTTCAGGGTGACCTTCACGATGGAGTCAAACTCATCAATGACCGCCCCAAAGCTTTCCGCCTGCTGTTGCAGAGTGCCCATAAGGTCCTTGCCGGAAACCTTGGCAAAGCCCGGATAGTTCTCAATGCCTGTAGCATTGGCAATCTGCCCGCCGATGATGCCGTTTTCCAGCACCAGCACATCCAGATTCATGCGTCCGGCGTAAAGGGCCGCTGTCAGCCCCGCCATGCCTGCACCGATAATGATGATATCCTTGTGGATACGCTTTTTCTCCATGCCATCAGCTCCTTCTCTTCTGAAAACCAGGGAAACGGATTATTTATTTGGCTTCCTTGAAAGCACTCTTGGGCTGGCCGCAGAGGGGGCAGACGTAATCGTCCGGCTCATCGCTTATATCCCCTTCATGCTCAAAGCCGCAGACCGGGCAGATATAAACCTTCCCCGCAGGGGCTGTCTTTTCCGGCTGATACTTTTCCATAATCTTGCCGATAACCACGCCATGATGGCCTTCCTGCTTGGCAAAGATTTCCATCTCGTCAGCAGCCTCGGCAAAGCCTGCGGCTCTCACTTTATCGGCCATAGCCTTGACCTGTGCCTCGCCATTGGTTTCAGCTTTCTGCACCGTACGCAGGAGGTTCCAGAAATCCTGGGGATACTTGCCGTTAAGCACGGCATAGAACCCGGCATGGACAGCTTCCTGATTAGCAGATTC comes from Selenomonas ruminantium subsp. lactilytica TAM6421 and encodes:
- a CDS encoding glutaredoxin family protein, coding for MVKVYSINDCPWCDKVKKYLKSKNVEFEEHNIEENDDDRDACYELTGDTMVPITTANDKDYVLGFEKAKLDEMLGL
- a CDS encoding glutathione peroxidase yields the protein MGIYDFVVKTNKGVEKSLADYKGKVLVIVNTASKCGFTPQFKELQDLYMKYKGQGLEILGFPCNQFAGQEPGSNNEVQEFCRLNYGVTFQIFEKGDVRGETAQPLFKYLIEQQGFKGFDQDHPIAAKLTEALQQNFPEYLEGDSIKWNFTKFLVDREGNVVARFEPTFDPANMAGEIEKLL
- a CDS encoding rubrerythrin family protein → MSIYGLTKGTDLEQMVRTIMQAEANGTMMYYALARLAKEQGYNDIADELIESANQEAVHAGFYAVLNGKYPQDFWNLLRTVQKAETNGEAQVKAMADKVRAAGFAEAADEMEIFAKQEGHHGVVIGKIMEKYQPEKTAPAGKVYICPVCGFEHEGDISDEPDDYVCPLCGQPKSAFKEAK
- a CDS encoding NAD(P)/FAD-dependent oxidoreductase, which gives rise to MEKKRIHKDIIIIGAGMAGLTAALYAGRMNLDVLVLENGIIGGQIANATGIENYPGFAKVSGKDLMGTLQQQAESFGAVIDEFDSIVKVTLKGQPKLIETEEHIYEADVVIIASGMNRRKLPLPEEKKFAGKGVHYCELCDGHMYQDKVIAVMGGGNAAVDAANFLSKYASKLYLIHRSDFRADEVSQKRLKDNPKAEIFLQTEIKSLQGNGRLESIEVLDKASGMNRSLPVDGIFVNIGVVPNTELYKEELPLTPGGRIEAGEDCRTAIPGVFAAGDVREKEIRQLTTAAADGTAAALLAEKYLVKLKEGNPVW